DNA from Lentibacillus amyloliquefaciens:
AAACAGCTGAGTCATATTTGGAATATAAAGATTCACCAGGCGCTGAGTTACACCCGGAATATAAAGATTTATCAGATTCCCGAAAAACAAAATCAGATAAGTCAGAGGCGAATAATGGATCCGTTTCTCCAAATGCAGAAAAGACTGTTTATTTAACCTTTGATGACGGTCCTACTTCAGCAACAACAGATATTTTAGATACTTTACACCAATTCAATGCTAAAGCAACATTTTTCATGCTGGAACCTTCTATGAGGGAATCACCAGAAGTTGTAGACAAAATCGTAGAGCAAGGTCATGCTGTGGGTTTACATGGTGTGACCCACGACATAAACCACTTTTACAAATCTGAACAGTCTGCTCTTAAAGAAATAACTACCGCACAGGAGACACTTCAACAAATTACAGGAGTCAGGTCCAATCTGATTCGGACACCTTATGGCAGTGTTCCGTATTTGACTAAATCATATCGGGAGGTTTTAAACAGCAATGGTTTTAAATTGTGGGATTGGAATGTTGACAGCAGGGATTGGTCCTTATCCAGTGACCAATATCTAGATACGGTGATTGGACAAATAGAAGAATTAGTAAATGCAGGAGTGACGCCAATTATTCTTATGCATGATAAACAAAATACAGCTGAGCACTTGTCTATTCTATTAAACTATCTATCAGAACATGGATTTCAAACTAAAAAAATTGAAGAAAACACACAACCATATAACTTTAACTGTTATCAACGTTGTCATCGAATATCCATACAGGAGTAGGATAAACAAGAATTGAAGGGGAGAGTTAAGTGAGTCTCCCCCAGCACAAAAACGGCAATGACTGTACTCAATGACTACACAGAACAGCGAAAACAAGGAAAAGATCCGAAATTTAACGTGGAAAAATACCCGGGAATCAAAAACACCGAGTGTTGGGGAGTGGAAGAAAAGGATTCAAGATCCGAGCGAAGAAGATAGGTGTAGGGTCGAGAATATTTCAAGTAAATCTTCCATTAACTGGTGCTTAGGGAATAAGGTGACGTCCTTCAGAATCGGGTCATTTAATGGAGTAAGTTCAACTTTGAATTGCACCTTTAATTTGTCTAAAACATATTGTACTTATGATGAATGACTACATAAATGGGGAGAATCGATTTTATGTTTAGACAAAGGTTAACGGTGCAACAGGCACAAGATATTGCTCTTCAAAGGATTCCTGGCCAAATTCTTCATGTTGATATGGATTTAGAGCATGGTGTTCTTGTCTATGAAATCTTCATACTAACATCACAAAATATGGTGTACGAGGTAGAAGTTAATGCCAATAATGGCAATGTTATAAAAGTCGAACAAGAGGACCTTGATTAATTAATAGTGATTAGAAGTGTAGGAGCAATGTTTCATTGATTACTTCGACGGGAAACATGTGAGCGCTATGTAAACGGTGCAAATCCTGAGTGCAATAAACAGTTTCTAAATATTTACGCGGGCGTATACATGAATGACGTGTAAGTCCACGCAACTTATACTAAGAAAAAGTGGGAGAAAGTCTTGCATGAATTGGTAAAAATGACAAGAATCCTAATATGATTCAAATTAGATAACCTGGGATTTGCTTAGAAAGCACACCCCAGGTTTGTTTTTGAAAAAAGCGATAGATTGAATAAAATCGGTCTAGCACTTAAATAAATTTACGCTTTCACAGTTTCTACGGAATTAATTTTGTTATAGAAGTCAACAAAGTTGTCAACAACCGTATCTAAAAATTCTATCGTACCCTGATCCGTAATTTCACCAGATTCATTCAATTTTTCATGGACAGCCCCAATGTATACTTCGCTTTTTGGCAGAAGGACTGGAGATAACGCCGGGTTAGATAAAATCTCTCTTAAATGCTGTTGTGCGCGAACACTTCCCAATACACCAGGAGAAGCGCCTATAATGAATCCTGGTTTGTCATTAAGTGTAAGATCGCCGCCTCGAGATAACCAGTCAATAGCATTTTTTAATCTACCAGGAATGGAAAAGTTATATTCCGGAACAGCAAACAATACTGCATCAGAATCTTTCACTTCATCTTTAAATTTTTGAGCATTTACGGGTGGGTACTCCTCAATATCTTGTGAAAAGTTTTCAACATCGTTGATAAACACCGGGATGATATCTAATTTATTGGCATAACGCTTTTTCATAAAATCGACTACTTTATAATTAAAAGAATTCGAACTCGTGCTTCCAATAATTGCTTTGACTTTAATTGTCATATAAAAACATTCTCCTCTTTTATTTTTTTATAACATATTTTTTGTGAAATCTGGCACATACGCTACTCTACTATATTAAATACATTAAAAATTTAATGCAAAAATCCTGCTTGGTATTTTTAATAACTAACTTACTAATTATTACTCAACTTTCGCAGACTGAAATAGGCAGGTAAACCTTATATAATTCGGCAGACCCGCAATTCTTCTCCACTTTTCTGATCTTTACCATATATTATCGATTAGGATTCAGGAGAAGCGTGATCTCGTTAATGATGTTAGTGATTTTGGTATGCTATTGAATTATAGTGGCTTGGTTCAATTTTCTTTTTTGGGATTTGTTAACGACCCAAGACTTTAATAATATGGCAGTATTCTCGTTTGTGATCTTATTTAGTCTGATTGCTTTATTCATCACTTATCCCATCATGCGAAATGCACCGTTAACGTCTAAGTCGAAAAAGGATTAGCAAAAAGGCTTAAAGGAAATGTTTTTATATCGAACAGGTAATAGGTTATAATAAAAGTGAATCAGAGATGTTTGTCGGGTCATGATAAATAGGAGGACGATGAACCATGTCAAAATTGACGAAGGTTGCAAAACTGCTGAACAATCCCAAAGTGAAAAAAGCGGTTAAAGAAAAAGGCGTACCGATGATCAAAAAGGAAATTGAAAAGAGGAAGAACAGATCGAAGTAACGCGATTGCAGGTTGTTGCGGTTGTCTTTTTTGTGGGGAAAACTAGCGCTGTTAACGGTGCTATATAAAATGGTCTTCTTTTAAGATAATGAAATTAAGCTATGAGAAAGTTTTTGCAGCAAGCGGGCGCCTAACTTGAATAGGGATAGCGCCCGTTTAATCATCTTTACATATTCTAGTCATAATGAATTCTTCCTCCTCTATAGTACAAAAAAGTGTACTATGTTGATTTTTTGTCTACTTAAAAAATAGCCGCATCTTTATTATAATATTTTCTCGATAGGAATGAAAAAACCGGACAGCTTTTTGCCCGGTTTTCTAAGGAGATTCAGAGAGGTATATGCAATACCTTTCCTTTCAGCAATTTTTCTTTTCTCATAAATTCGATGACATTCCTGGTTTAGCTTTTTTCGTATCTGGCTGAATCGTAGGGATTCATCCTTTTGTTCGCTTTATATCAGATGCAACGGCTTTGCTTGTTTGAATAAATCAGCACACTTTTCCTTTTTAATTTCATTTTCTTTTATTTTGGTAATTTCCTGTTTTAATGTTTGAATCTCTCGTTTTAAATCCTTTATTTCTTTTGCTTGTTTTTCCGCATGTTCGATTCGCTTGTTTTGTCTGTCCTGCTTTTCCTGGATGTTTTTTAACCATTTTTCTTGATTAGCTACATTAGATACAGTCATGCCGATGGTCTGCATCACGGATAAAATATTTTCTTTGTAATTACCATTTTCTAATGTTGTTTGCACATCTTTTATCGAACTATCGACTGTGATCGGAAAATTTCTATTTGTCAACATTTCCATAATCTGTGGCTTTTCATAGTTTTGGTCTTTACATTGTTTGATGAATTTCAGTACTTCAATCGCTTCAGGATGATAATACGTATCATCCTGCTGGTCTGCTTTCGGGATATAAACATTAAAATCCTTGATCCAATTTGCTGCGGTATTTTCTGAGATGCCAACAATATGGCACAAACTGTTGATACCTAACAATTCCAATGTTTTCACCGTCTTTCTTTTTGTTTTAGTTTGCATGTATTCATGTATTCCAACTTATTTCCGATCGTGTCCCCATGATAAAAAATAAAAAAGGGATGCGTATGTGATAAATGTGGCAAGGGTGAGTGAAAAATATTTCAAATAAAGATATATAGGATCGACTGACGTGCGCACAAAAACGGTCATACTGTTTGCCATGTAACAACTTCAAAGATGTGCTATCTCTGCTGTTTTTAAGGTTTGTAACTGGATTCCCCCATATAATCACTTCTGGATTGAAGCGTTTCTTCTATTATTCCGCCGCGACCAAGTGATTTTTTTCAGCCATTAATAAAAAAGTAATTCCTATCAATTGGTCTTTAAGAGATGAATTAGATCAACGAAGAAGGAAATAATGCTTTCCCCGTTTGACTGGGTAGTCACCATCATTGGGGCTGGTATTTTGGCATTTATCATTTTTGTGTCAATTCTCTATGGAGCCTTCTACAACTTATATTGGCCTTTGGGATTTACAATACTTGGATTTGGATTATTTCTTATCATTAAAACATTACTTTGTGGTGAGGTTTTGGTATAAACATAAAACAGCTCAGTTAATGTGAACTGAGCTGTTTTATTTGATTTTCCTGTTAATTAACCTCTTAAAAATGGTCTAAAAACGCTGCTGTTTCATAAGAAAATCATATTGATATTTTGAATTTTCTCCACGGTAAGTGAACTACTTGCTTTACTAAGGTCAGCCTTTTTGTTTGTTCTTTGCCAATTTTTTTCGATCGCTTATTCCGGGCGGTTGTTCCAGCCATTCGTGTTTAATCATGATATCGGCTCCGCTTTTGGCAATCCGGGCTACCTCTAACGATAACCGTTCATAATTGATCATTAAATCGCTGCGTTGACTGGAAGCAGCGGCAGTGGCATAGTTTCCGATTCCAGATGTACTTAATAGGGACATGTGATACATCAATAATTTGTCGGAAAATGTTTGCGTCGTTGAATCACTTACAGCCAAATCAGGTACATGCGGCGCTTCAATATCATCTTTCATAAGTGTATCAATAAAAATCTTGACATGCTTTTGTGAGATCTCTTTTAATCGCAGCATAAAATCCTGTATTTCTTTGGAGGGCGATGTTTGAGCGAATGCCAGGCATAATTTTGCTCCGATTGTATTTGTGAATGTATTCGTATATAAATGGGAGATTTCAACGGCATTGAGTGAACGCTTGTCACTAAAGGGATTTAAACCGCTGAAATATTTTTTGCTGTCAACATAATCCGTTTCTTTCGGAACTTCAATATAAGGGTGCCTGGCGTTAATTCCTTTGGAAAGGGCGATATCGGTTGTTTGATTATAAAGCGCAGCTGTTGCGTTTAAAGCTTGTGTAAAATAATTTCGTATATCTTCTCTGGCACTCATCGAGATAAACCCGCTGTATGCGATCATGCCGACTTTTGTCATGTGACTGACATAGGATAAACAAAATGTATCCGTGAAAAGCCACGGAGCGTTCATATTGATGTCTTGTTCGGTAAATCCATTGGGGACGGCGTAATTTTCCTTCTCAAAAATAGTGCGTAACTGTTCCAAATGATTGGACGAGAGATCATAAGCATACTGAATAGCGGGTTTTATATCCTGATCCTCAATATGTTTCAACATAAAGCTTAAGACACATTGTGCCATACTATCCTGCATATACCCGGTCCAAAGAGACCCAATTTCCGCTGATGTCAGGCGAATGTTCCCTTCATTCATCATGTAACCTCCTTAAGAACAAGCTTAGTCAGGTTTATTGTTTACTTTAAATGAGTATTTTATGAATATACCAATCCGAAACAGAATTTTTCCCATTCGGTAAAATTAAATTAACGAGGGAAGTGAAATTATGCTATGATAAGGTGACACGCTACGTTCTTGCAAAGTGGGGATTTTCTGTGAACTTATTAACAATATTCCTGGGAGTCATTCTGGTATCGAATATTGCACTTGCATTTGCCATTATATTTCTTGAACGCAAAGATGCCTCCTCAACCTGGGCTTGGCTGATGGTGCTTCTGTTTCTGCCTATTGCCGGGTTTATTTTGTATTTAATTTTTGGAAGACGAATCAGCGGACAGCGCATTTTCACCTGGGATACAAAAGTGAAATTAGGGGTAAAATTCGCTGTACAGGAACAGCTGCGGGCGCTGGAAGAAAATAATTTTCAATACAAAAATCCGAAACTGGCCGAATATAAAGACCTGTACTATTTGCATCTGCGCAATGATGATGCCATTTTGACGCAGGATAACAGTGTGGACATCTATACAGACGGCAAGGAAAAGTTTGACGCACTCATTCAGGATATGGAACAGGCGACAGACCATATTCATTTATTATACTATATCCTGCGTCACGACCGGCTGGGTCAGCGAACGGCAGACGTACTCATCCGAAAGGCCAAACAAGGGTGGAAGTACGTGTCTTGTATGATGACATGGGGTCAAGAGGAATCAGCAAAAAGTATATTCGGCGCATGCGCAAGGCAGGTGTTGAAATTGAATCATTTTTTCCGCCAAAGATTCCGAAAGTCAACTTCAAGATTAATTACCGCAACCACCGAAAATTAGGAATCATTGACGGCAAAATCGGCTATATCGGCGGGTTTAATATCGGGGATGAATATCTTGGGGACAGTAAAAAGTTCGGCTATTGGCGCGATACTCATCTGCGTATTTGCGGTGATGCGGTGGCCAATATGCAGACCAGATTTATTATGGACTGGAATCAGGCATCCCGGAACAATATCGTTTATGATGACCGTTATTATGCTCACGAAAAATGTGGTGATATCGGTGTGCAGGTCGTCTCCAGCGGACCGGATTCCGATTGGGAGCAGATTAAGAATGGCTATATTAAGATGATTATGTCGGCGAAGGAATATGTGTTTATCCAGACGCCTTATTTCATTCCGGATGACAGCCTGCAGGATATACTGCGCATTGCTGCATTATCCGGTATCGATGTAAAAGTCATGATTCCAAATAAGCCCGATCATCCATTTGTCTACTGGGCTACACTGTCATACATAGGTGATTTGCTGAAAGCGGGAGCTGAAGCCTATATTTATCAAAAAGGTTTTCTGCATGCAAAAACGATTATCGTCGATGGAAAAATTGCCTCAGTCGGTACAGCAAACATTGATGTTCGCAGTTTCCGTCTGAATTTTGAAGTGAACGCGTTTCTGTATAACCAGGGGTTGTCGGAAAGGCTTCTGGAGGCATTTAACGATGATATTTCCCATTCAACCCAAATGACCCGGAAATTATACAGGAAACGGTCGGTTGGCGTGCGTTTTAAGGAGTCAATTGCAAGATTGATTTCACCGATATTATAACGGATAAAATGGGAACAATATCAGTAAACTTATGAAACGGAGGAATTGATATGGCTGGAAAACCTTGCATCAATTCACTGGCGGTCAAAACATCACATGTGCTGCCGCCTGATACAAATAATCATGGGACGCTTTTTGGGGGCAAACTGATGGCTTATATTGATGATGTGGCTGCGATTGCTGCTGTCAGGCATGCGCGGAAACCAGTGGTCACCGCTTCAACTGATTCGGTGGATTTTCTGGCTCCGGTCAAGGAAGGAGACTCTGTATGTGTTGAGGCATTTGTGACCTGGACGCACAATACCTCGATGGAAGTATTTGTAAAAGCTGTTACAGAGGACCTGCTGACCGGTGATCGCAAAGTGTGCACGACGGCTTTTCTCACGTTTGTAGCTGTGGATGATGACGGAAAACCCGTTTCTGTGTCTGAGGCGCACCCTGAGTCAGCACAGGAGAAGCAATTGCACGAATCCGCTCCGGAACGCGCAGCCGAGCGGAAAAAAAGACGCGGGCGTTCCAAGGAAATGGCCGCAGCATTCGGAACCGCTTATCCGTGGAATGAAACCGAATAGGAAGCTCAAAGACTTGCTGTTCCACAGGAAAAAGAAAGCTTCGGCTGGCATGATGTCTTACGCAGAAAATGCGTATGCATTTTCAAGGAGCATCGCATATTCCAGCTGACTTGCAGTATATGGACTCAGTGTCAAAATAACAACAACAAAAAAGAGCCTGGCAAGCGAGGCTCTTGACTTAGGCTTTATTTTCTTTAATATTTTCAGGTGGCACCCAGTCATTTGCCCAATTTTGAATTTCCTGGATGACCGGCTTCAGAGCCTTTCCTTTTTCAGATAAGGAATACTCAATACGAACTGGAAACTCAGAGTATACATTGCGTTCTACAATGGATTCTTTTTCCAGCATCTTCAGTCGATCAGAGAGCAGTCGTCCACTTATAGGCAAATCTGTTTCCATTTCGGAAAAGCGTTTGGCGCCATTCAGCAGTTCAAACAGTATCAAGCCGACCCAGCGTTTACTGATGATTTCCATTGCACCTTCAAAACGCGGACATAATTCAGTCATGAAGATCACCTCTCTCTGACATAAAATAATACGATTACGAAAAGTAACCTAATAGTATTGTATCACACTATAGTGTTTCCGTAAATTGAATTGTAAAGCGGTATTTACAATGTAATATTTGGTGTTTTCTCATATTTATGAAATAATAGCTATATAATGAACACTACTTTGGAGGTAAGCAATATGGTGAATCAGCATACGAAGGAGAAATATGCAGACTTAGCGTTGAAAACAGGTGTCAACTTACAAAACAACCAGGCGCTCATGATCAATGCGCCGATTGAAGGGGCGGACTTTACAAAAATCGTCGCTAGAAAGGCTTATGAAATGGGCGCAAAAGACGTACATATCAACTGGGTGGATGATGAACTGACATTATTAAAGTATGAGAATGCACCAGATGAAGTCATTGGAAATTTCCCTGAGTGGAAAGTTAAATTAAACGATACGTATGCCGAAGACGGTGCGGCAGTGCTATCGATCCGCTCAACCAATCCGGACTTGTTGAAAGATATCGATTCATCCCGGATAGCGATGGCTAATAAGGCAGGAGCCGAAGCAATGAAAAATTTCCGCCAGTATACGATGAACGACCGAATTACGTGGTCAATCATTTCCATTCCAACTGGTGACTGGGCTCAGAAAGTTTTCCCTGATAAATCAAAAGCGGACGCTGTGGAAAGCTTGTGGGATGCTATCGTTAACATTGTCAGAGTCGACAAGGACGATCCAATCGCAGCATGGGAAGAACATAACCAGACACTAAAAACGGCACGCGAAATCCTGAACAAAAAGACATATCAAAAGCTTGTGTTCAAAGCACCCGGCACGGATTTGGAAATTGAGCTTCCAAAAGGGCATATATGGAAAGGCGGCTCTGCTGTTTCAGAACAGGGAACACCATTCAACCCGAATATGCCGACAGAGGAAGTCTTCTCCCTGCCGCATAAATATGGTGTGAACGGAACGGTAGCGAGCACGAAGCCTCTTAACTACAGCGGCAGTGTGATTGATCATTTCAGCCTCACGTTTAAAGACGGAAAAGTCGTTGATTATCAGGCTGAACAGGGAGAAGAAACTCTGAAACATTTGCTGGAGACAGATGAAGGAGCACAACGGCTTGGTGAAGTTGCGCTTGTGCCGCATGAATCACCGGTCTCCCAGTCAGGACTGATTTTCTACAACACACTTTTTGATGAAAATGCATCCTGCCATATCGCCTTGGGTAAAGCGTACCCGACCAACCTTGAAGGCGGTTCGCAAATGGATGATGACACACTTGATCAAAACGGTGTCAACGATAGTCTGACTCACGTTGATTTTATGATTGGCTCTGAAAACTTGGACATAGACGGTGTTCTTGAAGATGGCACGACAGAAGCTGTATTCCGCAATGGCACATGGGCCTTGAACGTAAAAGGGGAGTAAGGCGTCTAGGTATAAAAGCTGATTGGACAGTGTTGCTAAGCCGAACGTTAATCTTCCCGCGGACCAAAGAGGCACAATCCCTCCACTGGGATTGTGCCTCTTTACATTGGCTATTTTCTAAAAGGTTGTTTGGTTGTGACACAAAATCCATAAAGTGAAACTTCAATCATTGGCGGGGCGCTTTTTTCCGCCATTGATTGTTAGTTGAACAGAATCGGACATTTAGGATCAGTTAGCCGCCGTTCTTCGGCGGGTTACTGACCATTACATGCGGGATAAAGTGAAACTTCAATCATTGGCGGGGCGCTTTTTTCCGCGGCGGTATCATAGCACTAACACATTTTTCATAATATGTCGCAGTTTACATCAACCGCGGGGGTTAAATAACAACAGAGTTTATGAAAAGAGCCTTCACATGAAGCCATTCTTCACCAGTACAGCTTTGATTTTCGTATAATCATAATCATCCGGCAATAATTCCTTCAAAGGGGCTAGCTTTGCTTCATCCACTTTATTCCGCGCGTCCAAAATTGCCGCTTCCTCTTCCTGATTAAAAAATATTTCCCATGCAATCGGGCGGCCTTCCTTAAATGCTTTGAAAAGGTGTCCTTCAATCGTCTTATGGGTCAGCTCTCTAATGGCGGCAATATCCTTAATCGATTTGCCGGCCTGAAACATCGAATAGCTCTGCACGTGGCTTGGACGATCGTCTGCTTCTTTCTTTTTTTTGATTGGCCCCTCATTGCCGGCTATTTTGACAGGGCTTGCCGCATCTGGATTATTTGTACGCCAGTGACGTACCGCCTCAAGAAAAGCTTCACCGTATTGTTCGTATTTTTTCTCGCCGATGCCTTTAATGGCGAGCATGTCTTCTTTTGTCTCCGGCAGGTAACGGCTCAATTCTTTTAGCGTGGCATCGGAAAATAAGACATATGGCGGGACGGCCTGTTCGTCTGCCATCCGTTTGCGCAGTTCCCTCAGTGATTCAAACAGCTCTTTTTGATAGTCTTCCGGCTCGCTTGCAGGTATTGGTGTGGTGTACATCCAGACAGTTTCTTTGCCTTTGAGCACATCGGCAGCATTTTGATTGAGCTTTAGTGTAGGAAACTTGCCGTCTGCTGTGGCCAGCCACTTTTCAGCAACTAAAAATTGGATTCGTTCCGTGATTTCTTTTTCAGTGTAGGCGGAAAGAAGACCATAGGTGGAAAGTCTATGTAAACCGAATTGCTGAATACGACTGCTTTTAGAGCCTTTTAGCACTTTGGCTGTCATGCTTACGCCAAAGCGTTCGTCCATGCGTTTCACACACGATAAAATCATCTGTGCTTCTTCTGTGATATCCACCCGGTTCTGCCGATTAAGACAGTTGCTGCAGTGCCCGCACGAGGATTTCGATGCAGCTTCCTTGTCATTAAAATATGCCAGTATAGATGATGTCAAACAGCCATGTGTATGGCAATAGTTCATCATGGCCTGCAATTTGCGGTATTCATTTTGCTTGCTGCCTTCATCCATGAATGATTGTTCAATGAGAAATTTCTGCAGTTGGACATCCTGCGGGGAAAATAGCAGGATACAATCACTATGCTCCCCGTCACGGCCGGCCCTGCCGGCTTCCTGATAGTATGATTCAATCGACATCGGCATTGCATAATGAATGATGAACCGTACATTGGACTTATCAATTCCCATACCAAATGCGTTTGTGGCGACCATGACGGTTTTTTCGTCGTGGATAAATGCAGTCTGTGCTTCTTTGCGTTCATTTTCCGAAAGACCGGCATGGTATTTAGCTGCCGAAAACCCGCGCTTTCTCAACTGTTCACAGAGTGCATCAGCCTGTTTTCGTGTGGCTGTATAAATAATCCCCGATTCATCCCGGTGCTCAGCCATAAAGGAACGGATATAGGTTGGTTTATCCTTACCTTTCACAACATGGAAGGATAAATTTGCCCGTTCGAATCCTGTTTTGACAATATGGTCATTTTGGATATCCAATAATCCTTGAATGTCTGAAATCACGTCAGTTGTAGCGGTGGCAGTAAGCGCAACTGTAACAGGAATATCCGGCAGCTGGCTCAGGTTCGGTATGATTGACCGGTAGCTCGGCCTGAAGTCATGCCCCCATTGGGAAATGCAATGGGCTTCATCAAAAGCTATCAGAGAAATTGGGATGCGTTTCATGACTGACATGAATGATGATGATTCAAATCGCTCGGGAGCCGCATAGACGAATTTATATTTGCCGGATTTAATATCATTAAGGCGTGTTTGCTGCTCACCGGGTGTAAGTGAACTGTTTATGTAAGTAGCCGGAATGCCCAGTGCCTGGAGTGCATCCACCTGGTCTTTCATGAGTGATATGAGCGGTGAAATAATAATGGCAGTGCCATCCAGGGCCATGCCGGGAATTTGATAGCATAATGATTTGCCTCCGCCGGTCGGCATGACGGCAAGTGTGTTGTGCCTCTCGCTAATATGGTCGATTGTCTGCTTCTGTCCGGCACGGAATGTTTGATAGCCAAAATATGTCTGCAGGATTTGTTCAGCTTGTTTTGTCATGTCAATTCCCCTTTAACCTTTGACTATCTTAACATATTTTAAGACAGCATAATGAAATATTCCCTTCTTTACTTGAAGACTTCTGCTTTGTCTTTGAAAAGATAACCGATAAGGCCGCCCGCAATTGCCGGGATAAGCCATCCAAGTCCAATCGAGAAAAATGGCAATTGCTGCATAACTGATGTGACAGCCGGCATGTCAACACCGAATGCCGCAAGCCCATCATACAAAGCAACAAGAGCCGTTAAAAGAATCGCACCGAGATA
Protein-coding regions in this window:
- a CDS encoding polysaccharide deacetylase family protein, with amino-acid sequence MKKLILFIFLGCLVVFYACSKDLEPNDKTAESYLEYKDSPGAELHPEYKDLSDSRKTKSDKSEANNGSVSPNAEKTVYLTFDDGPTSATTDILDTLHQFNAKATFFMLEPSMRESPEVVDKIVEQGHAVGLHGVTHDINHFYKSEQSALKEITTAQETLQQITGVRSNLIRTPYGSVPYLTKSYREVLNSNGFKLWDWNVDSRDWSLSSDQYLDTVIGQIEELVNAGVTPIILMHDKQNTAEHLSILLNYLSEHGFQTKKIEENTQPYNFNCYQRCHRISIQE
- a CDS encoding PepSY domain-containing protein, whose amino-acid sequence is MFRQRLTVQQAQDIALQRIPGQILHVDMDLEHGVLVYEIFILTSQNMVYEVEVNANNGNVIKVEQEDLD
- a CDS encoding NADPH-dependent FMN reductase encodes the protein MTIKVKAIIGSTSSNSFNYKVVDFMKKRYANKLDIIPVFINDVENFSQDIEEYPPVNAQKFKDEVKDSDAVLFAVPEYNFSIPGRLKNAIDWLSRGGDLTLNDKPGFIIGASPGVLGSVRAQQHLREILSNPALSPVLLPKSEVYIGAVHEKLNESGEITDQGTIEFLDTVVDNFVDFYNKINSVETVKA
- a CDS encoding MerR family transcriptional regulator, whose product is MQTKTKRKTVKTLELLGINSLCHIVGISENTAANWIKDFNVYIPKADQQDDTYYHPEAIEVLKFIKQCKDQNYEKPQIMEMLTNRNFPITVDSSIKDVQTTLENGNYKENILSVMQTIGMTVSNVANQEKWLKNIQEKQDRQNKRIEHAEKQAKEIKDLKREIQTLKQEITKIKENEIKKEKCADLFKQAKPLHLI
- a CDS encoding DUF3231 family protein — encoded protein: MNEGNIRLTSAEIGSLWTGYMQDSMAQCVLSFMLKHIEDQDIKPAIQYAYDLSSNHLEQLRTIFEKENYAVPNGFTEQDINMNAPWLFTDTFCLSYVSHMTKVGMIAYSGFISMSAREDIRNYFTQALNATAALYNQTTDIALSKGINARHPYIEVPKETDYVDSKKYFSGLNPFSDKRSLNAVEISHLYTNTFTNTIGAKLCLAFAQTSPSKEIQDFMLRLKEISQKHVKIFIDTLMKDDIEAPHVPDLAVSDSTTQTFSDKLLMYHMSLLSTSGIGNYATAAASSQRSDLMINYERLSLEVARIAKSGADIMIKHEWLEQPPGISDRKKLAKNKQKG
- a CDS encoding acyl-CoA thioesterase; protein product: MAGKPCINSLAVKTSHVLPPDTNNHGTLFGGKLMAYIDDVAAIAAVRHARKPVVTASTDSVDFLAPVKEGDSVCVEAFVTWTHNTSMEVFVKAVTEDLLTGDRKVCTTAFLTFVAVDDDGKPVSVSEAHPESAQEKQLHESAPERAAERKKRRGRSKEMAAAFGTAYPWNETE
- a CDS encoding winged helix-turn-helix transcriptional regulator codes for the protein MTELCPRFEGAMEIISKRWVGLILFELLNGAKRFSEMETDLPISGRLLSDRLKMLEKESIVERNVYSEFPVRIEYSLSEKGKALKPVIQEIQNWANDWVPPENIKENKA
- a CDS encoding aminopeptidase codes for the protein MVNQHTKEKYADLALKTGVNLQNNQALMINAPIEGADFTKIVARKAYEMGAKDVHINWVDDELTLLKYENAPDEVIGNFPEWKVKLNDTYAEDGAAVLSIRSTNPDLLKDIDSSRIAMANKAGAEAMKNFRQYTMNDRITWSIISIPTGDWAQKVFPDKSKADAVESLWDAIVNIVRVDKDDPIAAWEEHNQTLKTAREILNKKTYQKLVFKAPGTDLEIELPKGHIWKGGSAVSEQGTPFNPNMPTEEVFSLPHKYGVNGTVASTKPLNYSGSVIDHFSLTFKDGKVVDYQAEQGEETLKHLLETDEGAQRLGEVALVPHESPVSQSGLIFYNTLFDENASCHIALGKAYPTNLEGGSQMDDDTLDQNGVNDSLTHVDFMIGSENLDIDGVLEDGTTEAVFRNGTWALNVKGE
- the recQ gene encoding DNA helicase RecQ, encoding MTKQAEQILQTYFGYQTFRAGQKQTIDHISERHNTLAVMPTGGGKSLCYQIPGMALDGTAIIISPLISLMKDQVDALQALGIPATYINSSLTPGEQQTRLNDIKSGKYKFVYAAPERFESSSFMSVMKRIPISLIAFDEAHCISQWGHDFRPSYRSIIPNLSQLPDIPVTVALTATATTDVISDIQGLLDIQNDHIVKTGFERANLSFHVVKGKDKPTYIRSFMAEHRDESGIIYTATRKQADALCEQLRKRGFSAAKYHAGLSENERKEAQTAFIHDEKTVMVATNAFGMGIDKSNVRFIIHYAMPMSIESYYQEAGRAGRDGEHSDCILLFSPQDVQLQKFLIEQSFMDEGSKQNEYRKLQAMMNYCHTHGCLTSSILAYFNDKEAASKSSCGHCSNCLNRQNRVDITEEAQMILSCVKRMDERFGVSMTAKVLKGSKSSRIQQFGLHRLSTYGLLSAYTEKEITERIQFLVAEKWLATADGKFPTLKLNQNAADVLKGKETVWMYTTPIPASEPEDYQKELFESLRELRKRMADEQAVPPYVLFSDATLKELSRYLPETKEDMLAIKGIGEKKYEQYGEAFLEAVRHWRTNNPDAASPVKIAGNEGPIKKKKEADDRPSHVQSYSMFQAGKSIKDIAAIRELTHKTIEGHLFKAFKEGRPIAWEIFFNQEEEAAILDARNKVDEAKLAPLKELLPDDYDYTKIKAVLVKNGFM